Proteins encoded by one window of Pempheris klunzingeri isolate RE-2024b chromosome 14, fPemKlu1.hap1, whole genome shotgun sequence:
- the rbmx2 gene encoding RNA-binding motif protein, X-linked 2, giving the protein MNPLTKVKLINELNAREADLGVNESVSWHSEYKDSAWIFVGGFPYELTEGDVICVFSQYGEVVNINLVRDKKTGKSKGFCFVCYEDQRSTILAVDNFNGIKIKGRTIRVDHVKDYRPPKDNEDIDDVTKRLREDGCAPNAPGSPSSPSEEEEEDEQYVIPIKKPKKEKKEKKKKKKEKKEKKKSEKERGSRALRSSSSSSSSSPPPPPPPAVRVKEEKEDAAYDKYNQQNGQRAAREKERLRGEDDRRREDDRRGDREREGDRESDRDRENYRRRETDRERDSDRRRETDRERDSDRRRETDRERDSDRRRETDRERDSDRRRETDRERDSDRRRETDRERERYRKH; this is encoded by the exons ATGAA CCCCCTGACGAAGGTGAAGCTGATCAACGAGCTGAATGCTCGTGAGGCCGACCTCGGGGTGAACGAGTCCGTCTCCTGGCACAGCGAGTACAAAGACAGCGCCTGGATATTTGTCG GAGGATTTCCATACGAGCTGACTGAAGGTGACGTCATCTGCGTCTTCTCTCA GTATGGAGAAGTCGTTAACATCAACCTGGTGCGTGACAAGAAGACGGGGAAGTCCAAAGGTTTCTGCTTCGTCTGCTACGAGGACCAGAGGAGCACCATCCTGGCTGTGGACAACTTCAATGGCATCAAG ATTAAAGGTCGGACCATTCGTGTGGATCACGTTAAAGACTACCGTCCTCCCAAAGACAACGAGGACATCGACGACGTGACCAAGCGTCTGAGGGAGGACGGCTGCGCTCCCAACGCCCCAGGGTCCCCCTCGTCCccctcagaggaggaggaggaagatgagcagTACGTCATCCCCATAAAGAAGCCCAAAAAAG aaaagaaggagaagaagaaaaagaagaaggaaaagaaggagaagaagaagtcagagaaagagagggggagccGGGCGctgcgctcctcctcctcctcctcctcttcctcacctcctcctcctcctcctcctgccgtCAGAgtcaaagaggagaaggaggacgcTGCCTATGACAAGTACAACCAGCAGAACGGGCAGAGAGCGgcgagggagaaagagagactccGGGGGGAGGAcgacaggaggagggaggacgaCAGGAGGGGGGAtcgtgagagagagggagacagagagtctgacagggacagagaaaattatagaagaagagagacagacagagagagagacagcgataggaggagagagacagacagagagagagacagcgataggaggagagagacagacagagagagagacagcgatagaagaagagagacagacagagagagagacagcgataggaggagagagacagacagagagcgagacagcgataggaggagagagacagacagagagagagagcgatacCGTAAACACTGA